From a region of the Burkholderia lata genome:
- a CDS encoding acyl-CoA dehydrogenase family protein, with translation MPHAALALDTAPSAPHAASEPAARLSPLDAVIETVAARREEFDRLSHVPRDVIALFKQAGIYRAGTPRRFGGDALAPTAFLDMIERIATADGSAAWVASFGSANVYLAALPLETQAELYASGPDQVFAGGLFPVQPAQPAPGGWRVNGTWKFASGCKGADWLGVGIAVPGAQDAAPNKPRTAVFRADQVEIVENWNVVGMQGTGSHDLRVDDRFVPEAWTFVRGGEPTVDEPLYRYPTVAYAAQVLAVVNLGLARAALDVVNRMSGGRQTTTGAPRLADRAYYRIELAKAEAQLRSARAFFYDATDGVWQSILAGNPVTPDQVSLLRLAATQIAREGASVVERAYRLGGTAAIYRTHPLQRLLRDAMVVTQHAFLGEGNFDGAGAVFTGVTPFPGYL, from the coding sequence ATGCCCCACGCCGCCCTCGCCCTCGACACCGCACCGAGTGCTCCCCACGCGGCCAGCGAACCGGCCGCCCGGCTGTCGCCGCTCGACGCCGTGATCGAGACCGTCGCCGCGCGCCGCGAAGAATTCGACCGCCTGTCGCACGTGCCGCGCGACGTGATCGCGCTGTTCAAGCAGGCCGGCATCTATCGCGCGGGCACCCCGCGCCGTTTCGGCGGCGATGCGCTCGCGCCGACCGCGTTCCTCGACATGATCGAACGGATCGCGACCGCCGACGGCTCGGCCGCGTGGGTCGCGAGCTTCGGCTCCGCGAACGTGTATCTGGCCGCGCTGCCGCTCGAGACCCAGGCCGAGTTGTACGCGAGCGGCCCCGACCAGGTGTTCGCGGGCGGCCTGTTTCCCGTGCAGCCGGCCCAGCCCGCGCCGGGCGGCTGGCGCGTGAACGGTACGTGGAAATTCGCGAGCGGCTGCAAGGGCGCCGACTGGCTCGGCGTCGGCATCGCCGTGCCGGGCGCGCAGGACGCCGCGCCGAACAAGCCGCGCACGGCCGTGTTCCGCGCCGACCAGGTCGAGATCGTCGAGAACTGGAACGTGGTCGGCATGCAGGGCACCGGCAGCCACGACCTGCGCGTCGACGATCGCTTCGTGCCCGAAGCGTGGACCTTCGTGCGCGGCGGCGAGCCGACCGTCGACGAGCCGCTGTACCGCTATCCGACCGTCGCGTATGCGGCTCAGGTGCTGGCCGTCGTGAACCTCGGCCTCGCGCGCGCGGCGCTCGACGTCGTGAACCGGATGTCGGGCGGCCGGCAGACGACGACCGGTGCACCGCGCCTCGCCGATCGCGCGTACTACCGCATCGAACTCGCGAAGGCCGAAGCGCAGCTGCGCTCGGCACGCGCGTTCTTCTACGACGCAACCGACGGCGTGTGGCAATCGATCCTCGCCGGCAACCCGGTGACGCCCGACCAGGTCAGCCTGCTGCGGCTCGCGGCCACGCAGATCGCACGCGAAGGCGCGAGCGTCGTCGAACGCGCGTACCGCCTCGGCGGCACGGCGGCGATCTATCGCACGCACCCGCTGCAGCGGCTGCTGCGCGATGCGATGGTCGTCACGCAGCACGCATTTCTCGGCGAAGGCAACTTCGACGGCGCCGGCGCGGTGTTCACCGGCGTCACGCCGTTTCCCGGCTATCTGTAA
- a CDS encoding nuclear transport factor 2 family protein, whose product MTDLSPGLIDTLAQRLAALDAERAVRATITRYMALCDVPEDAGDGPSLAGLFTPDAVWEGIGPQYAHKFGRLEGTAAIVAMLGRYLPPDPHFSANLHFLTSESIEIGAGNASARGRWIMLQASRYADGSAELIAARLTVDFAPAGDGSTWLIHHFRTERVLDGPWPLAAAPRS is encoded by the coding sequence ATGACCGACCTGTCTCCCGGCCTGATCGACACGCTCGCGCAGCGCCTGGCGGCGCTCGACGCCGAACGCGCGGTGCGCGCGACGATCACGCGCTACATGGCGCTGTGCGACGTGCCCGAGGATGCCGGCGACGGCCCGTCGCTCGCCGGGCTGTTCACGCCCGATGCCGTGTGGGAAGGCATCGGCCCGCAGTATGCGCACAAGTTCGGCCGTCTCGAAGGCACGGCCGCGATCGTCGCGATGCTGGGCCGCTACCTGCCGCCCGATCCGCACTTCTCGGCGAACCTGCACTTCCTGACGTCGGAGTCGATCGAGATCGGCGCCGGCAACGCGAGCGCGCGGGGCCGCTGGATCATGCTGCAGGCGTCGCGCTACGCGGACGGCTCGGCCGAACTGATCGCCGCACGGCTGACCGTCGATTTCGCACCGGCTGGCGATGGTTCGACCTGGCTGATCCATCATTTCCGCACCGAGCGCGTGCTCGACGGCCCCTGGCCGCTCGCCGCCGCGCCACGGTCCTGA
- a CDS encoding amidase, protein MTGFIDTFTLGGPGPTIAIKDTIDIAGYPTRAASRALADAPPATRHADVVRLLLDAGWQIAGKANMHELAFGMTGINDYTGTPVNPQDATRIPGGSSSGSASLVGLGTVDAALGTDTGGSIRGPAACCGVAGLKPTFGRVSRRGVSPIETTLDCVGPFARDIRTLVAVMAAIAPGFDRVQAAASAAGCTVAHITVDADPAIAAALDAAVRASGLRSHAVVLDEMPASFAAGLTVINAETSRAFGHLVATGKLGADLDARLRAAATTTPAALKEAEAVRTRFTAQVDAALEHADVLVLPTLPALPITLQQARDGVSVIAMSSLIRPFNLSGHPALSLPLPLAGSPLKAGLQIVGRKGADEQVCAIAAHFEAALAA, encoded by the coding sequence ATGACAGGCTTCATCGACACCTTCACGCTCGGCGGCCCCGGCCCCACGATCGCGATCAAGGACACGATCGACATCGCAGGCTATCCGACCCGCGCGGCGAGCCGGGCGCTCGCCGATGCACCGCCGGCCACTCGGCACGCGGACGTGGTCCGCCTGCTTCTCGACGCGGGCTGGCAGATCGCCGGCAAGGCGAACATGCACGAGCTCGCGTTCGGCATGACCGGCATCAACGACTACACTGGCACGCCCGTCAATCCGCAGGACGCGACGCGCATTCCGGGCGGCTCGTCGAGCGGTTCCGCTTCGCTCGTCGGGCTCGGTACCGTCGATGCTGCGCTCGGCACCGATACCGGTGGCTCGATCCGCGGGCCGGCCGCCTGCTGCGGCGTGGCCGGGCTGAAACCGACGTTCGGCCGCGTGTCGCGGCGCGGCGTCTCGCCCATCGAGACGACGCTCGATTGCGTCGGGCCGTTCGCACGCGATATCCGCACGCTGGTTGCGGTGATGGCCGCGATCGCGCCGGGCTTCGATCGTGTGCAAGCCGCGGCCTCTGCCGCAGGCTGCACGGTTGCGCACATCACGGTCGATGCCGATCCGGCAATCGCTGCCGCGCTCGACGCGGCCGTGCGCGCATCGGGCCTGCGTTCGCACGCGGTCGTGCTCGACGAAATGCCGGCGTCGTTCGCGGCGGGGCTCACCGTGATCAATGCGGAAACGTCGCGCGCGTTCGGCCATCTGGTCGCGACCGGCAAACTTGGCGCCGACCTCGATGCGCGATTGCGTGCGGCCGCAACGACCACGCCTGCGGCATTGAAAGAAGCCGAAGCCGTGCGCACACGCTTCACCGCACAAGTCGATGCCGCGCTTGAACACGCGGACGTGCTCGTATTGCCGACGCTGCCCGCGCTGCCGATCACGCTGCAGCAGGCGCGCGACGGCGTATCGGTGATCGCGATGTCGTCGCTGATCCGACCGTTCAACCTGAGCGGACATCCGGCGCTCAGCCTGCCGTTGCCGCTGGCCGGTTCGCCGCTGAAGGCCGGCCTGCAGATCGTCGGGCGCAAGGGCGCGGACGAGCAGGTCTGCGCGATCGCGGCACACTTCGAAGCGGCACTTGCCGCATGA